NNNNNNNNNNNNNNNNNNNNNNNNNNNNNgtgcccctggactggctcttgtgcgggtggcacataaaagacaccatttcgagcgtggccgttttcgtgcgggtgacacgtaaaagcacccactacactctctgagtggttggcgttaggaagggcatccagctgtagaaactctgccaaattagattggagcctggtgttgccatccggtttcaccagtcctcaatcaaatcgtccaacccatgctagcatggaaagcggatgttaaacgatgatgatgatgatgatatatatattgtgtgtgtatgtaggtatgcatatatttgtatgtgtatagatacacacatacatacatgtgtgtgtgtgtgtgtggctttatttcattaacaatgaaataaatcagatatatttgtattttgaagaCTTCTGTGCTCTGATAGAAGATGAAAACCCCTCAACTATGGTTGATGCTATTAGGAGAAACACACAACGTAAAACTGAGAACTTACCAAAGCTAATGGCGAGCAGAGATTCTTATTGTGGCATTGGGAAATGCACTTTGGTTGCAACTGTTCAAAGAAAACTATAATCCTATTCTAACTCAAAGCATGCATTATCACCTCATAGTTGAGTCAGATAACCACTCGGTGGTAAAAGATTTTGTGTGACAGGGTCAATGTATACATTTAATCCTTGTAACCAAGGACAAAGTCTAGGTTCTCATCCATAAGGCTGACTGACAGTTAAGTACTCTGGTTTGGGGTTATGTACAAACGTTACCTGATTTTACCTAAATTAATGTAGCAAACACTCTGTAACAAACCATAAATTCCACAAAACCATTAAAAGAAATAGTGTGAAAGTGAGCTACATTTGCTCTCATATCTTTATTACCTCTTAtctaaaatcaatagaaaaaaattgtataaaattttcTACCACACTATAACTGAATTACTGCTCTTATTcactaaataggaaatattttcaagaaagtgTAGTGTGTTAATGTGAAAATCTCTATTAGAAACCATAAAAAACACTACATAGGTTTAATAGTAAGTATTTTCAAAACAGGATTTAATCAGTACATTTACTCCTTCAGACACAAACATAGAAGGTATGCTACtactctctctctagatatatttGAGATCTGAAGAATAGTAATGTTCATACTTTCAAAGTGAATTAGTCTGCACTCTTGTACATCAATCAGCTCAAAtgcttttttttgttcatttacatacacacatgcacacatccattttatttcaattctttttaattttgacatATATGgctacgtggaggcgcaatggcccagtggttagggcagcggactcgcggtttcgattcccagaccgggcattgtgagtgtttattgagtgaaaacacctaaagctccacaaggctccggccaGGGGaggtggcgacccctgctgtactctttcaccacaacattctctcactcttacttcctgtttctgttgtgcctgtaattcaaagggtcagccttgtcacactgtgtcacgctgaatatccctgttaagggtacacgtgtctgtggagtgctcagccacttgcatgttaatttcatgagcaggctgttccgttgatcggatcagctggaaccctcgacgtcgtaagcgacgcagtgccaacaacaacatacagcTGCATTTGTTTTTCTCATGCTGGTCTTATAAGTCATAAGAGGAGCTACACAGTGAGGCTGGTTGCAGGTTTTACTTATGAGTGTTGTATGCAAGTAGAGTCTCTCATGTATAGAATATGACAATATGAGCAAAAGTGAATCAAGTTTCAATCACTATTCTAAACttaacagcaatgatgatgagaCACAACTGAGCAAaacaaaacgtgtgtgtgtgtcatatttgCCATATAAACTTCAAGGACACTCgtacagtaaaaatattttctaattgtcATTGATGGTTGTATTTATTTGAGAATTGGACAGCTATTATATCTTTGTGTATTTTATCTTCTGTCATTTCTTTAGTGATTGATGAATTATGACTGAAAACCagttttatttatctactttcaGATACTGATAAGATGTTTAAATTGAGTGACAAATTGGTGATGTTGGTTACTGGAGAACCCGGGGATACGGTACAATTTGCTGAATATATTGCCAAGAACATTCAGCTTTATAAAATGAGAAATGGTAAGCACTTCGTATTCTCTTCATCATCTTAACTCAACATTGTGTACGACACAAATACACCTgacaatgcatatatatcttaGTCTTATATAGCTTCAAACTGTCCAAATCAAAACACCCttgtatatatttgctttaaaGAAAGTAAAGTTATGGACTCTCTGATCTAAGTGAGTAAACTTTaatctcttcctctatcatttatGAACATTCTGTAATGTTCGCTGTTATAATTGACATATACTACtgaatttttgtaatttattttctgagttttttttgtaataaaactTACATGTATACCTGGGTCTGTTAGCTCTGAAGTGAGTAACTCAGCTTACCTGTAAATTTCTTAATGTAAAAGCTGCAAGAAGGCCAGTGAGTCCATGTCTTTTATTAATTGTATCTAATTTATtaccaaaatttttgtttttgtcatcttTTTTAGTGTCGCTCTTATAGCCATTATTATGTAATCAACAGTCACACAGGCACATTATTTTTTAACACACATGATTATTTactttaaaaagaataatttttttctataataatgacAATTTCCTTGATGGTCTGACCACAAGTACGCTATAAGCATTTGAATAAAGAAGCCACTCTTAGGTGGAATGTTcaacttaaaaaatttttttcaatagGATATTATGAGTTAATGcacaaatatgtttttgttttcatgattgagatgatttttttttttcattacatttcagaaaTTTAGTAATTCATTGCTAACATCTTATTAGTAATTCCATAATTTCAGAGTTGAtaacttgtacattatatatatataatcaggttGAGTataagtaagcaacgttttgaaccatgaagaatttgtaccagattttttgcagagttttgaattttttaaaaacatttttttgaaattgtctgataatacagacatagactttcccaaatgtatcaataaattaacattgatatttttttttaccattgttacaataatttgaaatggaactgtcaaagcacgatattcgagcaattttgctattcaacttcttGATgatattgtaacttgcgatgaaaagtgaattctgtacaataataaaaaaatgttctttgtaGTGGTTGAAGTGCCGAAACCTTCCCTAAACCAgggctcttcaaaaagaaggtcaaggtgactgtttggtggtgtactgctggactcatccactataagttcttaaaacctggaaaaaccattactgcagaaacatattgccatgaaattgccaaaatgaacgaaaaactgcaaCTCCTCCATCCCAGATTGGTCAACAGAAGAGAGCCAATTAATTTTCaggacaatgcttgaccacacatTTCACTATTGACACTCTAGAAGTTGAAGGAACTTGgttacgaagttcttccccacccagcttatttccCAGACATTTCTCCTTCCAACTACCACTTTTTTTTCAAGCACTTTGATGGTTTCCTGTGTtaaaaggagttcaaaaatcaaaccaatacTAAAAGTGCATTTAAatagttcatcagctccagaactccagatttttatgttaccggaataaacagacttgtaactcgttggcaaaagtgtgttgattgtaatggtacttgcTTTGATGAAAAGaatttccacattgttgaaatatattgcgatgaatttcatgtttcaaaatattgcttactttttactcagcctgatatatagtCACTACATGAAGGTGGTCAGAGTGTTGTAGACACGATCACTAGATCATGAGTTTGATTTCTGGTctgggtggcacattgtgttcttgagcaaaacacttcatttaacattGCGCCAGTCCACTCAGGTGTAAATGGGTGACTCTATTATGGAATAGCCCTCCGATCAaagggaatgttggcctgcttgcctaacCAGCAAGGTggtatcattcgaaagctaaaataatgcaaaatgcattgtgaccagcaatgttttcatctaacccatgcaagcatagaaaaatggacataacAGTTAATGAATGAATGTAGTAAATACTTGATCCTAATTTGAACACGGGCCACCATCTTTCAGAGTTTGAAGAATAAGAGAGCACATTCATTTAGTTGAAACTTTGTCATTGATGCAAGCAAATAAACACCTAGAACAATGCATGCTGGAGTGAATAGAAACatatgatgttgttgatgacttGTGTTGGAAGTAGAATCATAAAGTGAATGTAGAATGTGCACTAAAGCATTGATTGGGagacatgagttcaattccttatACAtggctgtttttttctttcatgtgacGTGTTGTCATCTGTTTcacatttaatttcaaaattgaaaatctATGTAATCAGTTTCACAGCATTGGTAAAATGttcttgaaaatttaataaaatgaattattagataaattatataaaaaaaaaaaaaaatcccaaatgttgttatgaacatttttttttttttttgctctctttatTAGTTCCATaggattatttatattaattcattGTTTTCAGGCTATGAACTTAGTCCAAATGCAGCTGCTAACTTCACACGGAAAAATTTGGCTGATTACTTAAGAACTTCAGTAAGTCACTTATTTTGAATCTTTATACTaatttgcctgtttttttttttttaaatttatatgtgaATGCTTTTGTCAGGCATAAGAAATTTATAGTTACCATTTTCCAGttcagtatatgtgtttgttgctCCTTTCTTTCTAGAAGTATTAACCTTTagtcatcatcagcaacaatagCAGTTATGAATTGTTTGCTCCCTCAGTTTACCTGGTATTCAGTTACTATTAAGAAGGCAAGAAGGTTGTGATGTATGATCAAGATGATTGGAGTTATTGCCTTCTCATATACCTTGATTAAAAGAACCTTGATTTCACTTAGATGCCTTGAGCAAAATTAACTCCATTTACAACCTATAACAATAAAGAAACGAAAGTGTTTGACGTATTTTTCAGCTTttaaaactggaaagaaatgaagccaacatACTTTGTTGCATGAATGATGGGACAAATGAGATGAGAAATAAACTGGGTATGAAACTAACCAAGCATAGTGTGCTGGAGATAAGGCTGCACTTGTATTGGACTTGGAATGTGTATGGGGGATGACACTCAGAGTAGTTAGGACTGGTAGAAGAAGGAGACATGGTGAGACCAAGACCTGGTCTCAGGCTGTTGCATCTCACCATAGTTCATCTTTTAATTGCTGTCTCTTCTATTCACTCTCTTGTTCATGTTGCATTGAACAAATGAAGACAATATAAAGCAGTTAGGCTGCTTCTGGCTTTACAGTCTGGGCTTGTGTTTCTTCCAGTGTCTGCTctgtctgttgttgtttagtccccaaGTCATCATTGATTGATTAGGTTacaatcaaatgcattccaggtGTTGACATTCCACCTTTTTTGTATGCCTCGAACTACCTTGTCAAATATGTCCTTTCATTTTTCAGATGGGctatggtttgagggagatttggttgctatctctTGTAGATtcagcaaccacatagaggttctCTTGTGGATCTATTGTTTCATTGATTCATTCTATGTCTGTAGGTTCAAAATCAAGAAAAGTAGGCTTCGTCTTGTGATAGTTGTTTTTCTTCATAGATTGTTTCAAGTGATGTTCATTAACATTACAGTAATTTAGACTCGTTGAGTTATTGATGGATCAAGATAAATGGGTGTGGTTAGTGCAGTTGGTGTTAATATAAAACAGGGGAGAAGGAGTTCGAGAAGGATGCAGTCATTCATGGGTGGGGGAATAACAGTAAAATGTTTAGCAAAGAGATAATGCATGAAGCAAAACTGGGCCGATGAAAGGCAAATAGTTATTGCCTCAAATCTATTTAGGtataaatttaacccttttgttaaaatacacagctttgttttaatttttaaaataatggaaaatatattaaaatagctttgtcattattaagctggtgtttagaacacaAGTTAACTTGGAATTTTGAGGCAAGGCTTTAATCTATATTACTGTAAAACAGGAAGTCtctggtgggttggtatcaaaatgctTAAGAGATTTTTTAATCTAGAGATCAAAACTTTTTTTGTCCTTTTCCACCTTGCCCCCTTTATCTTATCTCTAATGTTCTTTCCTTCCTCTGAAAATTGGTCACACAAAAACAAGGTGACAGTGAAGCTAACACCAGTCCTTATATACTATTGCACTCAGCTTAGGAACAATAGGTGTAAGATACACAATACCTCAGTATCTTATGAATACTGCTCTTAATAGTTAATTATTTCATGACTATATTTGATGGTAGCTTGAATAAGATTCAACTGCATTTTTCAGATAATGTCTTTGGCAACTTTCATTAAGCATATTTCTTTCTGGTGGTAATTCCAAGTGGGATGGTGTTTTGCCAAGCATGATTCAGTGGCCTAAAGTGTTGATTTTAGACATTGGTCTCTTTAGTTGTaagggttcaaatcccactgttggcattggttaaatattttctcatttaatcTATATGagcattgaaagaaaaaaaaacctgttaaAATTATAATGATTTGCCATTGGAGAAAATCTGTATATATCTGAGACTATGTTGTCATAAATCTGGCACCAGTGAGTATctggtgtttatgtatgttaaaTATTAAAAGGCCAAACCATGATTGCTTTTATGATACATATGAACCATAGCTGAGCATTCTTTGGCAGTAGAATAATGCAAGAACAACTTAGATTTTATCagaaattaatacatttcttaaaaaacaaaacaaagcaacaactaaaaacaaacttaagtatgtatgtgtgttttgaaaTTAATTCTTAGAATGATGACTAATTGGTTAAAGTGAACCAAAATCTTCCAAAAGCTATACTGATGTGTAAATCAGATGAAATTCCTGCCATCTTGTATTCTTCAACAGTGGAATGACTGATAAATTGGGAgtcagcatgtgtatgtgtgtgagtgtacatattttATGGAGTAAGTAACATCTTGAGTAATAAGGGTAGATTGAGTTGATTGCAGTGGGATTATCATTACCAGCAAAGGGTTATATACTACTTGTTTTATTTAATCccatccttttatatatatatatatatatatatatatatatatatataattgaaatttactgaaaaacaaaagacgaagacaggtgtataaacaacaaacaaatgtattagtttgacactagGGAAGAtgagaaaatcttttatgtttcgaacctgtgctcttcaacagaaaggaacaggtggaaataaacagagagagaataaaaaaacttgtggagTTAACAGTCAGTCATAGCgacatggtgtgtgtatgtacacacacacacacacacacacacacacacgacagaagtaaatagacacccttatgatcattaaaattgattgaaatccGAAAttatactttcaaaatatttattaattattataaggTGAATATCTAATATCTAGTAgtcatgccctttgcatttttcaatgcaagggtCCTATAAGGCATGCTACTGAGCAGATGAGGAATAGTTGGCTAgttgaagaagtggcttccttcttgctgctctgccatagcagccaagtttgtggagatacccgACAGCTGTTCTGGAACTGACATCTACTTGTTCTGCTATATCAGAGGCCTTGTAATGAGGcttatcctccacacttcactTAACTAAGCAAAAGGTCTTGTCAAAGCAAAGGGTCTCGTCAccctattaactgtagaaagtgggatcccaaggttttctgcaattttataCTGACTTAGTCCACtttcagattgacccacaatatgGCTTCTTTTGTATGTGGCTTGATTAAACTcgcatatagaacctgaaacataagaatgtccattaataaaaaatataaaccatttcaaattaaaataaacataaaacaatgttttatggagtgtctatttacttctgtcatgtctgtgtatatgcaggtgtgtccgtgtaattaagaagcttgcttcttaatcaTGTGGTTTCCATTCAGTACCACTGTACATCATCTTAGGCAAGTGCTTTCTGCTGTTGCCCTGTGTTGATTAAACCCATGTCAGTGGGTTTcatcaatggaaactgaaagagacctacgtatattcgtgtatatgtgtgtgtccgtgtgtagtCTTGACATTGAacatttgtttttgtaaacaggcttcactgtcatacaagtggtgtcgttTGTTTCCAATGttccataaaaatgaaaatgtgtccCTCTGCAGAGAAATAGTATTTTGCTTGGGAGCAGGTGTGGGTTGGCAatgagaagggcatccagtcgtatgaaacctgcctcaataaacttctcCCGACTTATGCCAGAAGGGAAAATTGAATGTTAAATTGATAAcgacatacatgtatctatgaaACATTTGCACTGACATTATATAATCTCTTTTCTTACAGTCGCCATACAATGTGAATTTCCTACTGGCTGGGCATGATGGCACAGATGGCCCATCCTTGTTCTATATGGACTACTTGGCCTCTCTGTCTGAAGTCCCATTTGCTGCCCATGGCTATGGAGCTTATTTTACCCTCAGCATCCTTGATCGTTACTATGATGAaggtatttcaaaacattttatcatttcatgtGTCTCCTCTTCCCATCTTCTCTCTgtactatttatctgtctgtctgtctgtctgccagcttgcctctttgtctttctcactttgtcattgttttcctcttcctctaaattttcatatatctttccCTCTAATTgactatatatctctctttcaatctccatctctttctgtcatcttaactttttttatattaacgtttgtctctttgtttcttctttttttttttcttttctctccttctctcaagGAAGACAATAGACTAACTGTACCAAATTTATCTTACTCACGCACGTGTGCGTGCAGCTGTGTGATTGGGAGGTTTGCTTGCCAACCCTGTGATTTCActttcagtcctgctgcatggcatcttggcaagtgtcttctgttgtagcCTTGAGTTAAtcaaagtcttctgagtggatttggtagatgggaccTGTGCTGGCATGTTGTCTTAACCATCACtgttagttgtaaacaaatgatgTTATTTGCTTCCAGTTTCCCATGTCTggccaagcaaacttcttaatgtcacagccatgtctatgtctataatatatgtataagaaaattAAGACCATGAAATATGAAGCAGCAACAACATAATTTCTTGTATAGTTTGTTGGTGGGTGATTTCCTACTATGAAATGCAGTAAAGCCAGTTATGACTAGTCTCAACAAACAGCATTGTTTCGTATCAGCTGGATTTTACTTGACTTAATTGTTGTATTTCATTCCTCCAGCCTCAGTTATATAAAGGTCAACCCAGATCCAGCAGACCTATTTATTCAGCTGCAACATTCTTAACTGTGTTTCAGTGCTAGGTAGTTGTTTGTTTTGCAGTTACTCTTTTTATTATatgcttattttttaattttatatttcagagaTTTTAGTGTTGTAATTCTGTCATTGCTTGTGTTATCCTCTATACACTGTCATTAGCACACCAGCTAAAAAATATtgttctgtctgtgtgtttgcttgtttctctgtttgtctgtcttattAGTAACTGGCTTTCAGACAGGGAAAGAAATGTTATATCCTGGAAGGATTTATTAAAGTACGTAGTTCATTCATAACCGCCACACCTTGTTGAGTATAGGACTGACTGTTGCattagtgctatatatatatatgtatgtgcgtgtgtgtattgtgagaCTTGTTTTTCATGTTAGCACAATTTCAAGGGAAGGGCATACACTTATGAAATATGTTTTATAGTTGGATTCTAAATACATAAGAGGTAAAATGAGAGGTGGAGAGTAAACTAGTGTGTACGTAGTAAATTTGGCATATATTTGAGTtcaacagtctctctctctctctcacgctcccccccccccacaccgtTTTTGAAGGAGTGTTTTGTGGTTGGATGCagttcctgttgccaacacttttAGTTGCCTCTCTGGACATACAGGGATACTGTGTACCAGTTCTAAAACCCagaacactcatacatataaatatgtatgtgcttgtgtgtatatgtgtgtgtgtgtgtgtgtgtgtgtgtgtgtttgtaatatatatatatattcgaaacatcaggttagaatagaggcagctgatgNNNNNNNNNNNNNNNNNNNNNNNNNNNNNNNNNNNNNNNNNNNNNNNNNNNNNNNNNNNNNNNNNNNNNNNNNNNNNNNNNNNNNNNNNNNNNNNNNNNNNNNNNNNNNNNNNNNNNNNNNNNNNNNNNNNNNNNNNNNNNNNNNNNNNNNNNNNNNNNNNNNNNNNNNNNNNNNNNNNNNNNNNNNNNNNNNNNNNNNNNNNNNNNNNNNNNNNNNNNNNNNNNNNNNNNNNNNNNNNNNNNNNNNNNNNNNNNNNNNNNNNNNNNNNNNNNNNNNNNNNNNNNNNNNNNNNNNNNNNNNNNNNNNNNNNNNNNNNNNNNNNNNNNNNNNNNNNNNNNNNNNNNNNNNNNNNNNNNNNNNNNNNNNNNNNNNNNNNNNNNNNNNNNNNNNNNNNNNNNNNNNNNNNNNNNNNNNNNNNNNNNNNNNNNNNNNNNNNNNNNNNNNNNNNNNNNNNNNNNNNNNNNNNNNNNNNNNNNNNNNNNNNNNNNNNNNNNNNNNNNNNNNNNNNNNNNNNNNNNNNNNNNNNNNNNNNNNNNNNNNNNNNNNNNNNNNNNNNNNNNNNNNNNNNNNNNNNNNNNNNNNNNNNNNNNNNNNNNNNNNNNNNNNNNNNNNNNNNNNNNNNNNNNNNNNNNNNNNNNNNNtgggcgttgtgagtgtttattgagcgaaaacacctaaagctccacgaggctccggcagggggtggtggcgaaccctgttgtactctttcgccacgaTTTTCTTtgactctatcttcctgtttctgttgtacctgtatttcaaagggccagccttgtcacactctgtgtcacgctgaatatcccccgagaactacgttaagggcacacgtgtctgtggagttctcagccacttgcatgttaatttcaagagcaggctgttctgttgatcggatcaactggaaccctcgacgtcgtaagcgacggagtgccagcaacaacaacataaatgtttttttgtttgtataaacTACATGTTGATTGATGTCATTATACCACTAATTATCGAAATGATCATAACTAACTAATAAATGTCGTAGCATGATCTGTGATGGATGATACACCAACATCATGATTGGTGTGTTTCCCTGGATTTACAGTTTTTATGGTATGATCTTTTGGAAACTGAATACAAATTCAATTTTCCTTCCTTTTACATTGTCTCCCTGGATATTGCATGAGTGATTAGTGAGGTACTCACCTGGATTTCTTAAATTCCTGATCTCTTATATAGTAACGAATAcccatagctgtgtggttaagaattttgcttctgaACCATGTAATTagggtacattatttacatttgatggatatttgtcctcatcttgtttgttaacacaatgtttcggctgataaaccctccgtagtggttaagagcacgggctactaaccccaagattccgagtttgattccaggcagtgacctgaataatagtaataataataataataacatcgaaaaataccgtaagaatgagaacccaggttcgaaatttacctagacacctgatgaaggctggagggtatatcaggcaaaataatgtaaataattcctcatctcttaaatatagaactgcatgtAATTAGGGGTTCAGGCCTCTTGCATGAATGTTGTTGGTTaacattttctactatagctctgtgccaaccaatatcttgtgagtgaaatttatcctcctcctcctcatcatcatcatcatcatcatctaacgtctgtttttcttgatggcatggattggacagtttgacagaagctggcaagctgaagagctgaaccaggctccaattgtctgttttggcttggtttctacggctggatgctctttctaatgccaaccactttacagggatgttttaggtactttttatgtgtcacctacATTTGCAGGGTTACCAGTGCAAGACAAAGACCtttcagctgagagagggagtgaaactcagagaagtggctgtgtgtttttcatgtgacaccagcagGGATGCTTTTTACATTGTGCAAGCACAGGTGCATTTTTGTGACACCAGTGCCCCCAGGGTCTCCAAGTAGCTTGTAAGACAAACACCTctcaggtgagagagagagtggaaccGAGAGAAGTTGTGTGCCGGACAGGAGActagagtatgatagagggacagagatagccCTCTTACTATAGAGAAGATACTTGGCTATCTCTGTAGGAcaaggaaggagaggaaggtgGGAGAGAGTCCAAAGAAAGGGATAGGGAGACAGtcagagtgtgagagagagagagagagagcctaccTGCAGTGAACAATGGAGGTAGTATAAGTAATATAGGGAGGATAGAGGGGGATGTTCCATAGGAGTGTGAGAGATGTTTTAGAGATAGCAAGCGATGTTGAGAGGAATTGGAAGAGGCTGGGAAGGAGG
This DNA window, taken from Octopus bimaculoides isolate UCB-OBI-ISO-001 chromosome 9, ASM119413v2, whole genome shotgun sequence, encodes the following:
- the LOC128248705 gene encoding proteasome subunit beta type-2-like gives rise to the protein MSKSESSFNHYSKLNSNDDETQLSKTKRVCVSYLPYKLQGHSYNTDKMFKLSDKLVMLVTGEPGDTVQFAEYIAKNIQLYKMRNGYELSPNAAANFTRKNLADYLRTSSPYNVNFLLAGHDGTDGPSLFYMDYLASLSEVPFAAHGYGAYFTLSILDRYYDEDLTEKDAYQLLHTCLDELQKRFVINLPSFHVRVIDKNGIRDLPTIHLNIIDN